A section of the Neorhizobium galegae bv. orientalis str. HAMBI 540 genome encodes:
- a CDS encoding Gfo/Idh/MocA family protein gives MDKVGIGIIGCGNISGAYLKAMTEFFPILDIRGVADLNRDLAEAKASEFNLQARTVEELLADPKVEIIVNLTIPKAHVAVGLQALDAGKHTYSEKPLGINFAEGKKLAEAAKAKGLRIGAAPDTFLGGGHQTARELIDQGVIGLPVGGTATFMCPGHERWHPNPAFYYEVGGGPMLDMGPYYITDLVNLLGPVSQVAGFAVTPRKERIITSEPRNGERIPVHVPTHVAGVMAFANGAVVQIGMSFDVAGHKHVPLEVYGTEGTLIVPDPNRFEGPVGYLKKGGQFEDQPATLPYADGNYRSIGVADLAYAIRSNRPHRANGDLALHVLEVMEAFHTASAEGRTIKITTATERPAPLSESLVDGRLAK, from the coding sequence ATGGATAAAGTCGGTATCGGCATCATCGGATGCGGCAATATTTCGGGCGCCTATCTGAAGGCGATGACGGAATTCTTTCCCATCCTCGATATCCGCGGCGTGGCCGATCTCAACCGCGATCTGGCCGAGGCGAAAGCCTCCGAATTCAACCTCCAGGCGCGCACGGTCGAGGAACTGCTGGCCGACCCGAAGGTCGAGATCATCGTCAACCTGACGATCCCCAAGGCGCATGTCGCCGTCGGGCTGCAGGCGCTTGATGCGGGCAAGCACACCTATTCGGAAAAACCTCTCGGGATTAATTTCGCGGAAGGGAAAAAATTGGCGGAGGCCGCCAAGGCCAAGGGCCTGCGCATCGGCGCGGCTCCCGACACCTTCCTCGGCGGCGGCCACCAGACCGCCCGAGAACTGATCGACCAGGGCGTCATCGGCCTGCCCGTCGGCGGTACCGCGACTTTCATGTGCCCCGGCCACGAGCGCTGGCACCCGAACCCGGCCTTCTATTACGAGGTCGGCGGCGGCCCGATGCTCGACATGGGTCCCTATTACATCACCGACCTCGTTAACCTGCTCGGCCCCGTGTCGCAGGTGGCGGGTTTCGCGGTGACGCCACGCAAGGAGCGCATCATCACCAGCGAGCCGCGCAACGGCGAGCGTATTCCGGTGCATGTTCCGACCCATGTGGCGGGCGTCATGGCCTTTGCCAACGGCGCTGTCGTGCAGATCGGCATGAGCTTCGACGTCGCCGGCCACAAACATGTGCCGCTCGAAGTCTACGGCACCGAGGGCACGCTGATCGTACCGGACCCGAACCGTTTCGAGGGCCCTGTCGGTTATTTGAAGAAGGGCGGCCAGTTCGAGGACCAGCCCGCCACCCTGCCCTATGCGGACGGCAACTATCGCTCGATCGGCGTCGCGGACCTGGCTTATGCGATCCGCTCCAACCGCCCGCACCGGGCGAACGGCGATCTGGCGCTGCATGTGCTGGAGGTTATGGAAGCCTTCCACACGGCTTCCGCCGAAGGGCGCACGATCAAGATCACCACGGCGACGGAGCGGCCCGCTCCGCTGTCGGAATCGCTCGTCGATGGACGGCTGGCGAAATAA
- a CDS encoding ROK family transcriptional regulator, translating to MKTADPELMRAMNRLSVLDTIRRRGPISRVEISERTELSTTTVSAITGSLLDDGLILTRHEGDIRNEAVRGRPRVMLEVNPDAARVVGAKIAASRMVFVVTNFRGDVLSKLTLPIRIDRQPIAVIADLVEDGVRRCVVDAGLSLEDVDSVCLGLPGVIEHRTGHVRSSPIFREINIDFATEMSTRLSTPTIVESDAHAITLGHHWFGKARDLQDMVLISLEQTLGLGVLHGNRLFRGAGGLSHNLGDLVLGTGPQGMVRLSSQAGESAILGEQQADGRFAEAVRLGRGMTHVQALIQADDDRLIAAAVRAGEAVGLTIANIVTLFAPPRVILVGSSLALGEPFLNSLRDAYALAIPPSLKGVSELVFDDSTDDFWAQGAAAVALYELYESPWSTTGPAL from the coding sequence ATGAAAACCGCCGATCCAGAACTCATGCGTGCGATGAATCGTCTGAGCGTGCTGGATACGATCCGGCGGCGCGGCCCCATCTCCCGCGTCGAGATTTCCGAGCGCACCGAACTCTCGACGACCACCGTTTCGGCCATCACCGGTTCGCTGCTCGACGACGGGCTGATCCTGACCCGCCACGAGGGCGATATCCGCAACGAGGCGGTGCGCGGCCGGCCGCGCGTCATGCTGGAGGTCAATCCGGATGCCGCCCGCGTCGTCGGCGCCAAGATTGCCGCAAGCCGCATGGTCTTCGTCGTCACCAATTTCCGCGGCGACGTGCTCTCCAAGCTCACCCTGCCGATCCGTATCGACCGGCAGCCGATCGCCGTCATCGCCGATCTCGTCGAAGACGGCGTGCGCCGCTGTGTCGTCGATGCCGGCCTGTCGCTGGAGGATGTCGACAGCGTCTGCCTCGGGCTTCCGGGCGTCATCGAACACCGCACCGGGCATGTCCGCTCAAGCCCGATTTTTCGCGAGATCAACATCGATTTTGCGACCGAAATGTCGACGCGCCTCTCGACGCCGACCATCGTCGAGAGTGACGCACATGCCATCACGCTCGGCCATCACTGGTTCGGCAAGGCCCGCGATCTGCAGGATATGGTCCTGATCTCGCTCGAACAGACGCTTGGCCTCGGCGTGCTGCATGGCAACCGGCTTTTCCGCGGTGCCGGCGGCCTCAGCCACAATCTCGGCGATCTCGTGCTCGGCACCGGTCCGCAGGGCATGGTGCGGCTTTCGAGCCAGGCAGGCGAGAGTGCCATCCTCGGCGAGCAGCAGGCGGACGGACGTTTTGCCGAAGCAGTGAGGCTCGGCCGCGGCATGACCCATGTCCAGGCGCTCATCCAGGCCGACGACGACCGGCTGATCGCCGCGGCCGTTCGCGCCGGCGAGGCTGTCGGGCTGACGATCGCCAACATCGTCACGCTGTTTGCGCCGCCGCGCGTCATCCTCGTCGGCTCGTCGCTGGCGCTGGGCGAACCGTTCCTGAACAGCCTGCGCGATGCCTATGCGCTCGCCATCCCGCCGTCGCTGAAAGGCGTCAGCGAACTCGTCTTCGACGATTCGACCGACGATTTCTGGGCGCAGGGAGCTGCCGCCGTCGCCCTTTACGAACTTTACGAATCGCCCTGGAGCACCACCGGGCCGGCGCTCTGA
- a CDS encoding ABC transporter ATP-binding protein, translating to MASVELRQVRKAYGALPVIHGVSLAIEDGEFVALVGPSGCGKSTLLRMIAGLEEITAGEVIIDNAVVNELTPRERNIAMVFQSYALYPHMTVAENMGFNLRLSGTPKPVIAERVAEAARMLDLMPLLDRKPAQLSGGQRQRVAMGRAIVRNPAVFLFDEPLSNLDAKLRVQMRAEIKQLHQKVGTTSIYVTHDQIEAMTLADRIVVLNQGKVEQEGTPMELYKKPANLFVAAFIGSPAMNLLDGTVDGDGGEPSARLGDGTAIRIAPDRKVKRGQAIKVGLRPEHLSPGVGGTALAGQTLLVEPTGAQTHIIFDLAGHPVVAIVDGEYPARYGARFEANIPPEQVHVFDRETGVAL from the coding sequence ATGGCATCCGTCGAACTCAGACAAGTCCGCAAGGCCTATGGGGCACTCCCGGTCATCCATGGCGTGTCGCTGGCGATCGAAGACGGCGAGTTCGTCGCGCTGGTTGGCCCTTCCGGTTGCGGAAAATCGACGCTGCTGCGCATGATTGCCGGGCTTGAGGAAATCACAGCCGGCGAGGTCATCATCGACAACGCCGTGGTCAACGAGCTGACCCCGCGCGAGCGCAACATCGCCATGGTGTTCCAGTCCTATGCGCTTTATCCGCATATGACGGTTGCCGAAAACATGGGCTTCAACCTGCGCCTTTCCGGAACCCCGAAGCCGGTGATTGCCGAACGCGTCGCCGAAGCCGCGCGCATGCTCGACCTGATGCCGCTTCTCGACCGCAAGCCGGCGCAACTTTCCGGCGGCCAGCGTCAGCGCGTCGCGATGGGCCGGGCAATCGTCCGCAACCCGGCCGTCTTCCTGTTCGACGAGCCGCTTTCCAATCTCGATGCCAAACTGCGTGTGCAGATGCGCGCCGAGATCAAGCAGCTGCACCAGAAGGTCGGGACGACATCGATCTACGTCACCCACGACCAGATCGAGGCGATGACACTCGCCGACCGCATCGTCGTCCTCAATCAGGGAAAGGTGGAGCAGGAAGGCACGCCGATGGAACTTTACAAGAAGCCGGCCAATCTCTTCGTTGCCGCCTTCATCGGTTCTCCGGCGATGAACCTTCTCGACGGCACCGTGGACGGCGATGGCGGCGAACCGTCCGCGCGTCTTGGCGACGGAACCGCGATCCGCATCGCGCCGGATCGCAAGGTGAAGCGCGGCCAGGCGATCAAGGTCGGCTTGCGTCCGGAGCATCTAAGCCCCGGCGTCGGGGGTACTGCGCTTGCCGGGCAGACGCTGCTGGTCGAGCCGACCGGCGCACAGACCCATATCATCTTCGACCTCGCCGGCCACCCGGTCGTGGCCATCGTCGACGGTGAATATCCGGCCCGCTACGGCGCGCGGTTTGAAGCCAACATCCCGCCCGAACAGGTGCATGTCTTCGACCGTGAAACGGGAGTGGCCCTCTAG
- a CDS encoding nucleoside triphosphate hydrolase has protein sequence MTLDDITDTVIGRASDRRRFIVAVAGPPGGGKSTLAEALHEALLARGETTEILPMDGFHMDNGILEARGLLPRKGAPQTFDVRGFADVLRAVRQGDEEVLVPVFDRSREIAIASARPISPDTHIVLAEGNYLLINEAPWSRLAEMFDFTIFVGPSEEVLRERLRARWVHYGLDEAAIAWKLDGNDLPNGRYILTHSRPADIRLESF, from the coding sequence ATGACACTGGACGACATCACCGACACCGTCATCGGCCGGGCAAGCGACAGGCGGCGTTTCATCGTTGCAGTCGCCGGTCCGCCGGGCGGAGGAAAATCCACGCTTGCCGAGGCCTTGCACGAAGCCCTGCTGGCGCGCGGTGAAACGACCGAAATCCTGCCGATGGACGGTTTCCACATGGACAACGGCATTCTCGAAGCCCGCGGCCTGTTGCCCCGCAAAGGCGCACCACAGACCTTCGACGTGCGCGGTTTTGCGGATGTCCTGAGAGCGGTGCGGCAGGGAGACGAGGAAGTGCTGGTGCCGGTCTTCGACCGATCGCGCGAGATCGCCATCGCCTCGGCCCGCCCGATCTCGCCCGATACTCATATCGTGCTCGCGGAAGGCAATTACTTGCTGATCAACGAAGCGCCCTGGTCACGGCTTGCCGAGATGTTCGACTTCACCATTTTCGTCGGTCCCTCGGAAGAGGTGCTCCGCGAACGGCTCAGGGCACGCTGGGTCCATTATGGGCTTGATGAAGCCGCGATTGCCTGGAAACTCGATGGCAATGACCTGCCGAACGGCCGCTATATCCTCACCCACTCGCGGCCCGCCGACATCAGGCTCGAAAGCTTCTGA
- a CDS encoding alkaline phosphatase family protein codes for MSNSPAASQHRTIIHPHARHVIVVGIDGLRPDMINAATMPNLTAMRARGVSSKDHRTVFPSETRGALTALASGARPETTGVLGNEFYSRDGSGLLTGTDTIHDWRAGDKRLIGGMVTATNLSETLAKNGKSFAVVTSSGQGSFTALNWKGGDWGQTGYNVRHPAVGFPPELAVDIAEQHRVPANGLDRGAEKQAVAVFTDTVWPAKKPDAAIIWLTEVDSASHRYGLGAEGMLASMRDCDIAIGNLLEWRDRQPEKDGIVIFVTSDHGHSTIVEFISVGDAFKEAGISADTRLGDGVDVLYRRGRAPGFWLKKFDKGLLQGVFDALAVQPWYGATFTPAIERGSHEGILPGTLALELTGAAHPRAPDLYINLKGDGTNNAFGVPGTSVCDAGSYSGIPLGGGSHGGLHSTELAAVLIGEGAGLKSGGQVIASRTAIYDIAPTVLEMLGLKPAASMTGRPMFELFEEGEAVEAPVVTEFTAAIDGKVSRIVIGHVAGRAYIDEADLLTENADKYGAQPKGAELQS; via the coding sequence ATGTCGAACTCACCGGCAGCCAGCCAACACCGGACTATCATCCACCCTCACGCGCGCCATGTCATCGTCGTGGGCATCGATGGGCTGCGGCCCGACATGATCAACGCGGCAACCATGCCCAATCTCACCGCGATGCGGGCGAGGGGTGTGTCGAGCAAAGACCACCGGACGGTGTTCCCGAGCGAGACGCGCGGCGCCCTGACAGCACTCGCAAGCGGGGCGCGGCCGGAAACGACAGGCGTGCTCGGCAACGAATTCTACTCCCGCGACGGATCGGGCCTGCTGACCGGCACGGATACGATCCACGACTGGCGGGCCGGCGACAAGCGGCTGATCGGCGGCATGGTGACGGCCACCAATCTCTCCGAAACGCTCGCCAAGAACGGCAAGTCGTTCGCGGTGGTGACGTCGAGCGGGCAGGGTTCGTTTACCGCGCTCAACTGGAAGGGCGGTGACTGGGGCCAGACCGGTTACAACGTCCGCCACCCGGCAGTGGGCTTCCCGCCGGAACTTGCCGTCGACATTGCTGAACAACACAGGGTGCCGGCAAACGGTCTTGATCGCGGTGCGGAAAAGCAGGCTGTTGCAGTGTTCACGGATACCGTCTGGCCGGCAAAGAAGCCGGATGCGGCGATCATCTGGCTGACGGAAGTCGACAGCGCTTCGCACCGTTACGGCCTCGGCGCCGAGGGCATGCTCGCCTCGATGCGTGATTGCGATATCGCGATCGGCAACCTGCTGGAATGGCGCGACAGGCAGCCTGAAAAGGACGGCATCGTCATTTTCGTCACCTCCGATCATGGCCATTCGACTATCGTGGAATTCATCTCGGTCGGCGACGCGTTTAAGGAAGCCGGTATCTCCGCCGATACGCGGCTCGGCGACGGCGTCGACGTGCTCTACCGCCGCGGCCGAGCGCCGGGCTTCTGGCTCAAGAAATTCGACAAGGGCCTGCTGCAGGGCGTTTTCGACGCGCTCGCCGTCCAGCCATGGTATGGCGCGACTTTTACGCCGGCGATCGAGCGGGGCTCGCATGAAGGCATCCTTCCCGGTACGCTGGCGCTGGAGCTGACCGGTGCCGCCCATCCCCGCGCACCGGATCTCTACATCAACCTGAAGGGCGATGGTACGAACAACGCGTTCGGCGTCCCCGGCACTTCGGTCTGCGACGCCGGCAGCTATAGCGGCATTCCGCTCGGTGGCGGGTCGCATGGCGGCCTGCATTCGACCGAGCTTGCGGCGGTGCTGATCGGCGAGGGCGCGGGGCTGAAAAGCGGCGGGCAGGTGATCGCATCGCGCACCGCAATCTACGACATCGCCCCCACCGTCCTCGAAATGCTCGGGCTGAAGCCGGCCGCCAGCATGACCGGCCGGCCGATGTTCGAGCTGTTCGAAGAGGGCGAAGCCGTAGAGGCGCCGGTCGTGACGGAATTCACGGCGGCAATCGATGGCAAGGTTTCGCGCATCGTCATCGGACATGTCGCGGGCCGCGCCTATATCGACGAGGCCGACCTCCTGACCGAAAACGCGGACAAGTACGGCGCTCAGCCGAAGGGCGCGGAATTGCAGTCCTGA
- a CDS encoding ThuA domain-containing protein, which yields MREALIVWGGWSGHEPQECAEIIKDMLEEDGFKVYLEHSTEAFADPSIHDLSLIVPIMTMSKIEKEEVKNLAAAVQNGVGIAGYHGGAGDAFRESVDYQFIIGGQWVAHPGNIIDYTVNITRPDDPLMEGIADFPYTSEQYYMHVDPSNEVLATTTFTGDHAYWIDGVVMPVVWKRKYGEGRVFYSSLGHQAKEFDVPQMKTIFRRGANWAAR from the coding sequence ATGCGTGAAGCACTCATCGTTTGGGGCGGCTGGAGCGGTCACGAACCGCAGGAATGCGCCGAAATCATCAAGGACATGCTCGAAGAAGACGGCTTCAAGGTCTATCTCGAACATTCGACGGAGGCTTTCGCGGATCCTTCGATCCATGATCTCAGCCTTATCGTGCCGATCATGACCATGTCGAAAATCGAGAAGGAAGAGGTGAAGAACCTCGCCGCAGCCGTCCAGAACGGCGTCGGCATCGCCGGTTATCACGGCGGTGCGGGCGATGCCTTTCGCGAGTCGGTCGACTACCAGTTCATCATCGGCGGCCAGTGGGTCGCCCATCCCGGCAACATCATCGATTATACGGTCAACATCACGAGGCCCGACGACCCGCTGATGGAGGGGATCGCCGATTTCCCCTACACGTCCGAGCAATATTACATGCATGTCGACCCCTCGAACGAGGTGCTGGCGACGACGACGTTTACCGGCGACCACGCCTACTGGATCGACGGGGTCGTCATGCCGGTCGTCTGGAAGCGGAAATACGGAGAGGGCCGCGTCTTCTATTCCTCGCTCGGCCACCAGGCCAAGGAATTCGACGTGCCGCAGATGAAGACCATTTTCCGCCGTGGTGCCAACTGGGCGGCACGGTGA
- a CDS encoding ABC transporter substrate-binding protein: MSNRYYRMRLISATTVALAGGLFTASVAAADSVIRWMHVEQVPANITVWNQIARDFEAKHPGVKVEMQFLENQAFKAKLPTLLQSKDAPSIFYTWGGGVLKAQSETGTLRPINAAIDANGGEWRKSINPSAVDGLTFDGKVWASPVRTGLVSFYYNKELFKKAGVDASKIATWDDFLSAVKTLKQAGVTPIAGGGRDKWPLHFYWSYLAMREAGQKGFADAKAGKNDGFAGKPFVKAGERMAELGKLEPFQNGYLGATWNDALATFGDGRAALILSFENTPATQASNSTSRKGLADDNIGRFSFPVVSGGPGVTTDSFGGLNGWAVTKNAPPETEEFLRYMASADVQKLLARDTQIMPVAKGASEAISKPLLKEVAEALGKETWHQNFLDQDLGPNVGAIVNDISVEVVSGSMKPAAAAQQIEDAYSLERK, encoded by the coding sequence ATGTCCAACAGATACTACAGGATGCGTCTGATTTCAGCGACCACTGTTGCTCTCGCGGGTGGGCTGTTTACGGCCAGCGTCGCGGCAGCGGACAGCGTCATTCGCTGGATGCATGTCGAGCAGGTGCCGGCGAACATCACGGTCTGGAACCAGATCGCCAGGGATTTCGAGGCCAAGCATCCCGGCGTCAAGGTCGAGATGCAATTTCTGGAAAACCAGGCCTTCAAGGCGAAGCTGCCGACGCTTCTGCAATCGAAAGACGCGCCGAGCATCTTCTATACCTGGGGCGGCGGCGTCCTCAAGGCGCAGTCCGAGACCGGCACGTTGCGGCCGATCAATGCTGCGATCGACGCGAACGGAGGGGAATGGCGCAAGTCGATCAATCCCTCCGCCGTCGATGGCCTGACTTTCGACGGCAAGGTCTGGGCGTCGCCCGTCAGGACCGGCCTCGTTTCCTTCTATTACAACAAGGAATTGTTCAAGAAGGCCGGCGTCGACGCCTCGAAGATCGCTACCTGGGACGATTTCCTTAGCGCTGTCAAAACGCTGAAGCAGGCTGGCGTGACACCTATTGCCGGCGGCGGGCGGGACAAGTGGCCCCTGCATTTCTACTGGAGCTATCTCGCTATGCGCGAAGCGGGGCAAAAGGGCTTTGCCGATGCCAAGGCGGGCAAGAACGACGGCTTCGCCGGCAAGCCTTTCGTCAAGGCAGGCGAGCGCATGGCGGAACTCGGCAAACTTGAGCCATTCCAGAATGGCTACTTGGGTGCGACCTGGAACGATGCGCTTGCCACGTTCGGTGATGGCCGTGCCGCGCTCATCCTGAGCTTCGAAAATACGCCGGCGACGCAGGCGTCGAATTCGACGAGCCGCAAAGGCCTTGCCGACGACAATATCGGCCGCTTCTCGTTTCCCGTCGTCAGCGGAGGGCCCGGTGTGACCACCGACAGTTTCGGCGGTCTCAACGGATGGGCAGTCACCAAGAATGCGCCGCCTGAAACCGAGGAATTCCTCCGCTACATGGCAAGCGCCGACGTGCAGAAGCTTCTCGCCAGGGATACGCAGATCATGCCCGTCGCCAAAGGTGCGAGCGAAGCGATCTCGAAGCCGCTGCTGAAGGAAGTTGCCGAAGCTCTCGGCAAGGAAACCTGGCACCAGAACTTCCTTGACCAGGACCTCGGTCCCAATGTCGGTGCGATCGTCAACGACATCAGCGTCGAAGTGGTCTCCGGCAGCATGAAACCGGCTGCCGCGGCGCAGCAGATCGAGGACGCCTACTCGCTCGAACGAAAGTAA
- a CDS encoding carbohydrate ABC transporter permease, producing the protein MYISLIIVAAIVVVPLISTALGGFKTLGELRGNPFGLPTEWQWSNYTDIIISKRYWLQMSNSLIIALLTVFLTLTFGAMAAFCFAHIRFFGTDYLVNYFLIGLMFPAATAILPLYIRIRDLGLIDTYWGVVLPQVAFGMGMSIMLFRNYFRNLPSELFDAAFVDGCGYMRFFWHITLPLSRPIIATVGIISFVSSWNSYIVPLIMLNSESRYPWPLGIMIYRGEFSTEWQLVLAFITLTILPTIIAFFLAQKHIIAGLTAGAVKS; encoded by the coding sequence ATGTACATATCGCTGATCATCGTGGCGGCAATCGTGGTGGTGCCGCTCATCAGCACTGCGCTCGGCGGCTTCAAGACCCTTGGCGAACTGCGCGGCAATCCTTTCGGCCTGCCGACGGAATGGCAGTGGTCGAACTACACGGACATCATCATCAGCAAGCGTTACTGGCTGCAGATGAGCAATTCGCTGATCATCGCCCTGCTGACGGTGTTCCTGACATTGACCTTCGGTGCCATGGCAGCCTTCTGCTTCGCACATATCCGCTTCTTCGGCACCGATTATCTGGTCAACTATTTCCTGATCGGGCTGATGTTCCCGGCAGCGACGGCCATCCTGCCGCTCTACATCCGTATCCGCGATCTGGGGCTCATCGATACATATTGGGGCGTGGTGCTGCCGCAGGTCGCGTTCGGCATGGGCATGAGCATTATGCTGTTCCGAAACTACTTCCGCAATTTGCCATCCGAGCTGTTCGATGCGGCCTTCGTCGACGGCTGCGGCTACATGCGCTTCTTCTGGCACATCACGCTGCCGCTGTCGCGGCCGATCATCGCCACCGTCGGCATCATCTCCTTCGTCAGCAGCTGGAACAGTTATATCGTGCCGCTGATCATGCTGAATTCCGAGAGCCGTTACCCCTGGCCGCTCGGCATCATGATCTATCGGGGCGAATTCAGCACCGAATGGCAGCTGGTGCTGGCCTTCATCACGCTCACCATCCTGCCAACCATCATCGCCTTCTTCCTGGCCCAGAAGCACATCATCGCCGGTCTGACCGCCGGTGCGGTGAAGTCCTGA
- a CDS encoding carbohydrate ABC transporter permease: MSANAVPSGNTLVVARRRKRSLANSKWPVLILFLPPALLLFTVLVILPMGEAAWYSFYNWNGYGSPTQWVGWRNYQLIFRNSAFTQALINNGLIVLASLCVQVPLALWLATMISSRIKGALFFRLIFFLPYVLADVAAGMIWRFVYDGDFGLVAGIAHFIGVQPPFWLADRDLAMYAILGVIVWKYFGFHMMLFIAGLQAIDKSVLEAADIDGATGFQKFRLVTLPLLGSTVRLSVFFAVVGSLQLFDMIMPLTGGGPSNSTQTMVTFLYNFGVTRMQVGFGSAVGVVLFVICVTLAFSYKRVFMRND; encoded by the coding sequence ATGTCTGCCAATGCCGTCCCTTCCGGGAATACACTTGTGGTAGCGCGGCGCCGCAAGCGGTCTCTTGCCAACAGCAAATGGCCGGTACTGATCCTGTTCCTGCCGCCGGCGCTTCTTCTGTTTACGGTGCTGGTCATTCTGCCCATGGGCGAGGCCGCCTGGTATTCCTTCTATAACTGGAACGGCTATGGCAGCCCGACGCAATGGGTCGGCTGGCGCAACTACCAGCTCATTTTCCGCAATAGCGCCTTCACCCAGGCTTTGATCAACAACGGCCTGATCGTGCTTGCCTCGCTTTGCGTGCAGGTGCCTCTGGCGCTCTGGCTGGCGACGATGATCTCCAGCCGGATCAAGGGTGCGCTGTTCTTCCGGCTGATCTTCTTCCTGCCGTACGTGCTTGCGGATGTTGCAGCCGGCATGATCTGGCGTTTCGTTTATGACGGGGATTTCGGTCTCGTCGCCGGTATCGCGCATTTCATTGGCGTACAACCACCCTTCTGGCTGGCCGACCGCGATCTGGCAATGTACGCAATATTGGGCGTCATCGTCTGGAAGTATTTCGGCTTTCACATGATGCTCTTCATCGCCGGCCTGCAGGCAATCGACAAGAGCGTGCTGGAAGCGGCTGACATCGACGGTGCGACCGGCTTCCAGAAGTTCCGGCTTGTGACGCTGCCGCTGCTCGGCTCCACCGTGCGCCTCTCGGTCTTCTTTGCGGTCGTCGGTTCGCTGCAGCTTTTCGACATGATCATGCCGCTCACCGGCGGGGGACCGTCGAACTCGACGCAGACGATGGTGACGTTCCTGTACAATTTCGGGGTGACCCGCATGCAGGTCGGGTTCGGCAGCGCCGTCGGCGTGGTGCTGTTCGTGATCTGCGTGACGCTCGCCTTCAGCTACAAGCGGGTATTCATGCGCAATGACTGA